One genomic window of Streptomonospora nanhaiensis includes the following:
- a CDS encoding DUF4191 domain-containing protein, with translation MAKKPKDTTATASGSGGARGSGGGAEKPPGRLKQIGMVARVVHQQSPRSIPLAVGIFVVLVALSVLGGFLFGGWLYWLTLGIPVAFLAGFIYFTRSAQRVQYQMLDGRLGAAMAVLDNMRGDWTTEPGVGATRQMDVVHRAVGRPGVVLVGEGDPARVRGLIAAEKKRVSRVAYNTPIYDLHVGNGDKQVRIADLQRHLLKLPRNLDKAEVAELRYRLKALPPAVQMPKGPIPKGVRMPKGPKAQGGR, from the coding sequence ATGGCGAAGAAGCCCAAGGACACCACGGCCACCGCGAGCGGCTCGGGCGGCGCCCGCGGCAGCGGCGGCGGCGCCGAGAAGCCCCCCGGCCGCCTCAAGCAGATCGGCATGGTCGCCCGGGTGGTGCACCAGCAGAGCCCCCGCAGCATCCCGCTCGCGGTCGGCATCTTCGTGGTGCTGGTGGCGCTGTCGGTCCTGGGCGGATTCCTCTTCGGCGGCTGGCTGTACTGGCTGACGCTGGGCATCCCGGTGGCCTTCCTCGCCGGGTTCATCTACTTCACCCGGTCGGCGCAGCGCGTGCAGTACCAGATGCTCGACGGCCGGCTGGGCGCCGCCATGGCGGTGCTGGACAACATGCGCGGCGACTGGACCACCGAGCCGGGTGTGGGCGCCACCCGCCAGATGGACGTCGTCCACCGCGCGGTGGGCCGCCCGGGCGTGGTGCTGGTCGGCGAGGGCGACCCCGCGCGGGTGCGCGGGCTGATCGCCGCCGAGAAGAAGCGGGTGTCGCGGGTGGCCTACAACACCCCCATCTACGACCTCCACGTGGGCAACGGCGACAAGCAGGTGCGCATCGCCGACCTCCAGCGCCACCTCCTCAAGCTGCCGCGCAACCTCGACAAGGCCGAGGTCGCCGAACTCCGCTACCGGCTCAAGGCGCTGCCGCCGGCCGTGCAGATGCCCAAGGGGCCGATCCCCAAGGGCGTGCGGATGCCCAAGGGCCCCAAGGCCCAGGGCGGGCGCTGA
- the lipA gene encoding lipoyl synthase, whose product MTIAPEGRKLLRIEARNSQTPIERKPPWIKIKAKMGPEYSELHSLVKREGLHTVCQEAGCPNIYECWEDREATFLIGGDQCTRRCDFCQIATGKPSPMDRLEPTKVANSVRTMGLRYATVTGVARDDLDDGGAWLYAETVRKIHELNPGTGVELLIPDFNADPDQLAEVFGSRPEVLAHNVETVPRIFKRIRPGFRYERSLEVITKARADGLVTKSNLILGMGEERHEISQAMRDLHEAGCDLLTITQYLRPSKLHHPIDRWVKPEEFVELAAEAEEIGFAGVMSGPLVRSSYRAGRLYQQAVDKRAEAAR is encoded by the coding sequence TTGACCATCGCGCCAGAGGGCCGCAAGCTGCTGCGGATTGAGGCCCGCAACAGCCAGACGCCCATCGAGAGGAAGCCGCCCTGGATCAAGATCAAGGCGAAGATGGGCCCGGAGTACTCCGAGCTGCACTCCCTGGTCAAGCGCGAAGGGCTGCACACCGTCTGCCAGGAGGCCGGCTGCCCCAACATCTACGAGTGCTGGGAGGACCGCGAGGCCACGTTCCTCATCGGCGGCGACCAGTGCACGCGCCGGTGCGACTTCTGCCAGATCGCCACGGGCAAGCCCAGCCCGATGGACCGCCTCGAACCCACCAAGGTCGCCAACTCGGTGCGCACCATGGGGCTGCGCTACGCCACGGTCACCGGCGTGGCGCGTGACGACCTCGACGACGGCGGCGCCTGGCTGTACGCCGAGACCGTGCGCAAGATCCACGAGCTCAACCCCGGCACCGGCGTGGAGCTGCTGATCCCCGACTTCAACGCCGACCCCGACCAGCTGGCCGAGGTGTTCGGGTCGCGGCCGGAGGTCCTGGCGCACAACGTCGAGACCGTCCCGCGGATCTTCAAGCGCATCCGCCCCGGGTTCCGCTACGAGCGGTCGCTGGAGGTCATCACCAAGGCCCGCGCCGACGGACTGGTCACCAAGTCCAACCTGATCCTGGGCATGGGCGAGGAGCGCCACGAGATCAGCCAGGCCATGCGCGACCTCCACGAGGCCGGCTGCGACCTGCTGACCATCACCCAGTACCTGCGGCCCTCCAAGCTGCACCACCCCATCGACCGGTGGGTCAAGCCCGAGGAGTTCGTGGAGCTGGCGGCCGAGGCCGAGGAGATCGGCTTCGCCGGCGTGATGTCGGGGCCGCTGGTGCGGTCCTCCTACCGCGCCGGGCGCCTCTACCAGCAGGCGGTCGACAAGCGCGCCGAGGCCGCGCGCTAG
- the glnA gene encoding type I glutamate--ammonia ligase, producing MFSSAEELLAFARNEGIKFLDVRFTDLFGATHHFTLPIEHVDEGTFDEGLMFDGSSIRGFQAIHESDMLLLPDVTSAVVDRFREHPTLNVTFFVHDPFTRESYSRDPRNVARKAEAYLTSTGIADTVFFGPEAEFYIFDDVRFQTSENASFYYIDSVEGAWNTGTRNGESNLGYRPRYKGGYFPVEPVDHYSDLRSTMVRNLIEAGIEVEIQHHEVGTAGQAEIDFKFGTLLKSADNVQLYKYIVKNTAYQAGKSVTFMPKPVFGDNGSGMHCHQSLWKDGAPLFFDESGYAQLSDTARYYIGGLLKHAPALLAFTNPTINSYHRLVPGFEAPVNLVYSQRNRSACIRIPLTGSNPKAKRLEFRVPDPSANPYLAFSAMLMAGIDGIKNKIEPPEPVDKDLYELPPAEAEAIEKVPASLDATLDALEADHEFLLEGGVFTQDLIETYVDYKRTEEIDSLRLRPHPREFELYYDI from the coding sequence TTGTTCAGCAGTGCCGAAGAGCTTTTGGCCTTCGCCCGCAACGAGGGCATCAAGTTTCTCGATGTCCGATTCACCGACCTGTTCGGGGCCACGCACCACTTCACGCTCCCCATCGAGCACGTCGACGAGGGGACCTTCGACGAGGGCCTGATGTTCGACGGCTCGTCGATCCGCGGGTTCCAGGCCATCCACGAGTCCGACATGCTCCTGCTGCCGGACGTCACCTCGGCCGTCGTGGACCGGTTCCGCGAGCACCCCACGCTGAACGTCACGTTCTTCGTGCACGACCCCTTCACCCGGGAGTCCTACAGCCGCGACCCGCGCAACGTCGCCCGCAAGGCCGAGGCGTACCTGACCTCGACCGGGATCGCCGACACCGTGTTCTTCGGCCCCGAGGCCGAGTTCTACATCTTCGACGACGTCCGGTTCCAGACCTCGGAGAACGCGAGCTTCTACTACATCGACTCCGTCGAGGGCGCCTGGAACACCGGCACCCGCAACGGCGAGTCGAACCTGGGCTACCGGCCGCGCTACAAGGGCGGCTACTTCCCGGTGGAGCCGGTCGACCACTACAGCGACCTGCGCTCGACCATGGTGCGCAACCTGATCGAGGCCGGCATCGAGGTCGAGATCCAGCACCACGAGGTCGGCACCGCCGGCCAGGCCGAGATCGACTTCAAGTTCGGCACCCTGCTGAAGTCCGCCGACAACGTGCAGCTCTACAAGTACATCGTGAAGAACACGGCGTACCAGGCGGGCAAGTCGGTCACCTTCATGCCCAAGCCGGTCTTCGGCGACAACGGCTCGGGCATGCACTGCCACCAGAGCCTGTGGAAGGACGGCGCACCGCTGTTCTTCGACGAGTCGGGCTACGCCCAGCTCTCCGACACCGCGCGCTACTACATCGGCGGCCTGCTCAAGCACGCCCCGGCGCTGCTGGCGTTCACCAACCCGACCATCAACTCCTACCACCGCCTGGTGCCCGGCTTCGAGGCCCCCGTCAACCTCGTGTACTCCCAGCGCAACCGCTCGGCGTGCATCCGCATCCCGCTGACCGGGTCCAACCCCAAGGCCAAGCGCCTGGAGTTCCGCGTGCCCGACCCCTCGGCCAACCCCTACCTCGCGTTCTCCGCGATGCTGATGGCCGGGATCGACGGCATCAAGAACAAGATCGAGCCGCCGGAGCCGGTCGACAAGGACCTCTACGAGCTGCCCCCGGCCGAGGCCGAGGCCATCGAGAAGGTCCCCGCGTCGCTGGACGCCACGCTGGACGCCCTGGAGGCCGACCACGAGTTCCTGCTCGAGGGCGGTGTCTTCACCCAGGACCTCATCGAGACCTACGTCGACTACAAGCGCACCGAGGAGATCGACTCCCTGCGGCTGCGCCCGCACCCGCGCGAGTTCGAGCTGTACTACGACATCTAG
- a CDS encoding RDD family protein — protein MGDTTGASEETPFRYRGNRLGMPEHGPGSVPGIGRRLLALLLDWLLCLLVASALAGGGPGDPAGAAASSWPALLVFAGYSIVLLTLFGTTLGKRIVGIEVAATGDRPLPWPVAMAVRTLLLCLVIPAVVYDRDHRGLHDRVAGTITRRL, from the coding sequence ATGGGTGACACGACAGGCGCATCCGAGGAGACGCCGTTCCGCTACCGCGGCAACCGGCTGGGCATGCCCGAGCACGGCCCCGGGTCGGTGCCCGGCATCGGCCGCCGGCTCCTGGCCCTGCTGCTGGACTGGCTGCTGTGCCTGCTGGTGGCCTCGGCCCTGGCGGGCGGCGGCCCCGGCGACCCCGCCGGCGCCGCCGCGTCCTCGTGGCCGGCGCTGCTGGTCTTCGCCGGCTACAGCATCGTGCTGCTCACCCTCTTCGGCACCACCCTGGGCAAGCGCATCGTGGGGATCGAGGTCGCCGCCACCGGCGACCGGCCGCTGCCCTGGCCCGTGGCCATGGCCGTGCGCACGCTGCTGCTGTGCCTGGTCATCCCGGCCGTGGTCTACGACCGCGACCACCGCGGCCTGCACGACCGCGTGGCCGGCACCATCACCCGCCGCCTGTAG
- a CDS encoding bifunctional [glutamine synthetase] adenylyltransferase/[glutamine synthetase]-adenylyl-L-tyrosine phosphorylase codes for MTAGGLARRGFGDASRAVRLMGECGLDAARHAAVVDALGAAPDPDQALLGLVRLLETGSEAAELLEALTADPDLRARLAGVLGASVALTDHLVRHPGDWRELRGADAARTPTAEELRAGLLHIVGADPHAAAPVAAPECDDPEGPEHALRVAYHRRVLRLAGRDLTGAADLETVGAELADLAAAVLEAALAIARSRAPAEAALCRLAVIGMGKCGGRELNYVSDVDVVFVAEPAEGVEDDQAAQRAAARLAAEMMRIPAETDSEGTLWQVDAALRPEGRNGPLVRPLSGHVAYYQRWAKTWEFQALLKARPVAGDPELGAAYLAEIEPLVWKAASRPNFVDDVQAMRRRVVAHIPAAEAEREIKLGRGGLRDIEFSVQLLQLVHGRSDPALRSGNTLEALAALSGGGYVGREDAGGLADAYRFLRRVEHLLQLSRLRRTHLLPDPAGADGPDQLRRLGRALGFTANPVTDLMAAWRRVAGEVRRLHEKLFYRPLLHAVARLPDSEARLTLEQAGERLSALGFADSAGALRHLEALTSGLSRRAAIQRTLLPVMLEWFADAPDPDAGLLGFRQVSEALGGTPWYLRLLRDDVRVAERMAWLLGTSRYVTELLLRAPESVAVLADDADLAARPVAALMAEADAALRRHDSAENAVAAVRALRRRELLRTAVADLLDVAPVDAVGEALTDISAVTIEAALRAASDVVAAQRGEELCTRLCVVAMGRFGGRELSYASDADVLFVHEPLPGADPVAATETAGALVRELRRLLEMPAVDPPLRLDADLRPEGKSGAMVRTLDSYAAYYRRWSSPWESQALLRAFPIAGDPGVGARFTALVDPLRYPEGGVDERAVREIRTLKARMEAERLPRGADPALHTKLGRGGLSDVEWVAQLLQLRHAARVPALRTTGTLKALDAAVDHGLLDPDDGAVLETAWRLAARVRGAVMLVRGRPSDSVPTSLRDQTTLAGALGYREEDDEGPAGQLLQDYRQATRRARAVMERVFYDD; via the coding sequence ATGACGGCAGGGGGACTCGCGCGGCGCGGATTCGGCGACGCCTCGCGGGCGGTGCGGCTGATGGGCGAGTGCGGTCTGGACGCCGCGCGCCACGCCGCGGTCGTCGACGCGCTGGGCGCCGCACCCGACCCCGACCAGGCCCTGCTGGGTCTGGTCCGGCTGCTGGAGACCGGGTCCGAGGCGGCCGAGCTGCTGGAGGCGCTCACCGCCGACCCCGACCTGCGCGCCCGCCTGGCGGGCGTGCTGGGCGCCAGCGTCGCCCTCACCGACCACCTGGTGCGCCACCCCGGCGACTGGCGGGAGCTGCGCGGTGCCGACGCCGCGCGCACCCCCACCGCCGAGGAGCTGCGCGCCGGGCTGCTGCACATCGTCGGCGCCGACCCGCACGCCGCCGCCCCCGTGGCCGCGCCGGAGTGCGACGACCCCGAGGGGCCCGAGCACGCCCTGCGGGTGGCCTACCACCGGCGGGTGCTGCGCCTGGCCGGGCGCGACCTCACCGGCGCCGCCGACCTGGAGACCGTCGGGGCCGAGCTGGCCGACCTCGCCGCGGCCGTGCTGGAGGCCGCGCTGGCGATCGCGCGCTCCCGCGCGCCCGCCGAGGCCGCGCTGTGCCGCCTGGCGGTCATCGGCATGGGCAAGTGCGGCGGCCGGGAGCTCAACTACGTCAGCGACGTCGACGTGGTGTTCGTCGCCGAGCCCGCCGAGGGCGTCGAGGACGACCAGGCGGCGCAGCGGGCGGCGGCCAGGCTGGCGGCGGAGATGATGCGCATCCCCGCCGAGACCGACAGCGAGGGCACGCTGTGGCAGGTCGACGCCGCGCTGCGCCCCGAGGGCCGCAACGGCCCGCTGGTGCGCCCGCTGTCGGGCCACGTCGCCTACTACCAGCGCTGGGCCAAGACCTGGGAGTTCCAGGCGCTGCTCAAGGCCCGGCCCGTGGCCGGCGACCCCGAGCTGGGCGCCGCCTACCTGGCCGAGATCGAGCCGCTGGTGTGGAAGGCGGCCAGCCGGCCCAACTTCGTCGACGACGTGCAGGCGATGCGCCGGCGCGTGGTCGCCCACATCCCCGCCGCGGAGGCCGAGCGCGAGATCAAGCTGGGCCGCGGCGGGCTGCGCGACATCGAGTTCTCCGTGCAGCTGCTCCAGCTCGTCCACGGGCGCAGCGATCCCGCGCTGCGCTCGGGCAACACCCTGGAGGCGCTGGCGGCGCTCTCGGGCGGCGGCTACGTCGGCCGCGAGGACGCCGGCGGGCTGGCCGACGCCTACCGGTTCCTGCGGCGGGTGGAGCACCTGCTCCAGCTCAGCCGGCTGCGCCGCACCCACCTGCTGCCCGACCCCGCCGGCGCCGACGGGCCCGACCAGCTGCGCCGCCTGGGCCGGGCGCTGGGGTTCACCGCCAACCCGGTGACCGACCTGATGGCGGCGTGGCGGCGGGTGGCCGGCGAGGTCCGCCGGCTGCACGAGAAGCTGTTCTACCGGCCGCTGCTGCACGCGGTGGCGCGGCTGCCCGACAGCGAGGCCCGGCTGACCCTGGAGCAGGCGGGCGAGCGGCTCAGCGCGCTGGGGTTCGCCGACTCCGCCGGCGCCCTGCGCCACCTGGAGGCGCTGACCTCGGGGCTGTCGCGGCGGGCCGCCATCCAGCGGACGCTGCTGCCGGTGATGCTGGAGTGGTTCGCCGACGCCCCCGACCCCGACGCCGGCCTGCTGGGGTTCCGCCAGGTCAGCGAGGCGCTGGGCGGCACGCCGTGGTACCTGCGGCTGCTGCGCGACGACGTGCGGGTGGCCGAGCGCATGGCGTGGCTGCTGGGTACCAGCCGCTACGTCACCGAGCTGCTGCTGCGCGCGCCGGAGTCGGTGGCGGTGCTGGCCGACGACGCCGACCTCGCCGCGCGCCCGGTGGCGGCGCTGATGGCCGAGGCCGACGCCGCGCTTCGCCGGCACGACTCCGCCGAGAACGCGGTGGCGGCGGTGCGGGCGCTGCGCCGCCGCGAACTGCTGCGCACGGCGGTCGCCGACCTGCTGGACGTCGCGCCGGTGGACGCGGTGGGCGAGGCGCTGACCGACATCTCGGCGGTGACCATCGAGGCGGCGCTGCGCGCGGCATCGGACGTGGTGGCGGCCCAGCGCGGCGAGGAGCTGTGCACGCGGCTGTGCGTGGTGGCGATGGGCCGGTTCGGCGGCCGGGAGCTGTCCTACGCCAGCGACGCCGACGTGCTGTTCGTGCACGAGCCGCTGCCGGGCGCCGACCCGGTGGCCGCCACCGAGACCGCCGGCGCGCTGGTGCGCGAGCTGCGGCGGCTGCTGGAGATGCCGGCGGTGGACCCGCCGCTGCGGCTGGACGCCGACCTGCGGCCCGAGGGCAAGAGCGGGGCCATGGTGCGCACCCTGGACTCCTACGCGGCCTACTACCGGCGCTGGTCCTCGCCGTGGGAGAGCCAGGCGCTGCTGCGGGCCTTCCCGATCGCCGGGGACCCCGGGGTGGGGGCGCGCTTCACCGCGCTGGTCGACCCGCTGCGCTACCCCGAGGGCGGTGTGGACGAGCGCGCGGTGCGCGAGATCCGCACGCTGAAGGCGCGGATGGAGGCCGAGCGGCTGCCGCGCGGCGCCGACCCCGCCCTGCACACCAAGCTGGGCCGGGGCGGACTGTCGGACGTGGAGTGGGTGGCCCAGCTGCTCCAGCTGCGCCACGCGGCGCGGGTGCCCGCGCTGCGCACCACGGGCACGCTGAAGGCGCTGGACGCGGCGGTGGACCACGGGCTGCTCGACCCCGACGACGGGGCGGTGCTGGAGACGGCGTGGCGGCTGGCGGCCCGGGTGCGGGGCGCCGTCATGCTGGTGCGCGGCCGCCCCTCGGACTCGGTGCCGACCTCGCTGCGCGACCAGACGACGCTGGCCGGGGCGCTGGGCTACCGCGAGGAGGACGACGAGGGCCCGGCCGGGCAGCTCCTCCAGGACTACCGCCAGGCCACCCGCCGCGCCCGCGCGGTGATGGAGCGGGTGTTCTACGACGACTGA